A window from Gossypium raimondii isolate GPD5lz chromosome 7, ASM2569854v1, whole genome shotgun sequence encodes these proteins:
- the LOC105768821 gene encoding DEAD-box ATP-dependent RNA helicase 46 isoform X1 gives MASTATASSAGPRYAAPDPTLPKPWKGLVDGKTGYLYFWNPVTNVTQYERPTSADSVPKPSVAPISSSVQVQQSSEGRCGYSPGKENDRDGRGSEAKLEPVSRTDQNARSGPVHSHNTPNVTSSSVSGVSSARGHGSVTGGSNLSGDAYRRQHEITVTGDEVPPPFSSFESTGFPSELLREVHNAGFSAPTPIQAQSWPIALQGRDIVAIAKTGSGKTLGYLVPGFMHIKRCGNDSQMGPTVLVLSPTRELATQIQDEAQKFGGSSRITCTCLYGGAPKGPQLREIERGVDIVVATPGRLNDILEMRRVSLQQVSYLVLDEADRMLDMGFEPQIRKIVKEVPTRRQTLMYTATWPREVRKIAADLLVNPVQVNIGNIDELVANKSITQNVEVLAPMVKHRRLEQILRSQEPGSKIIVFCSTKKMCDQLARNLSQFGAASIHGDKSQADRDYVLGQFRSGRSPVLVATDVAARGLDIKDIRVVINYDFPTGVEDYVHRIGRTGRAGATGLAFTFFGDQDSKHASDLIKVLEGANQQVPAELREMASRGGGMGRPRRWAPSSGGYDGERGGRTDSGYGGRDGGRGGRGISTSSSWHEKSGGRGYGHESSDRNDCGFHDSYDTGRSRSRSPDRFNSASGRDHSPVLSFHELMMKRNQQ, from the exons ATGGCTTCCACTGCAACTGCCTCTTCTGCTGGTCCTCGTTATGCTGCGCCAGACCCCACCCTACCCAAACCATGGAAAGGCCTAGTTGATGGTAAAACTGGTTATCTATACTTTTGGAATCCTGTAACAAATGTCACGCAGTATGAGAGGCCTACAAGTGCAGATTCTGTCCCGAAACCTTCTGTTGCACCTATAAGTTCTTCAGTTCAAGTTCAGCAATCTTCTGAAGGACGTTGTGGTTATAGTCCTGGCAAAGAAAATGACCGGGATGGAAGAGGAAGTGAAGCCAAACTTGAGCCAGTATCAAGGACTGACCAG AATGCTAGAAGTGGACCAGTTCATTCCCATAATACGCCTAATGTGACTTCCAGCTCTGTGTCGGGAGTATCTTCTGCTAGAGGACATGGATCAGTGACTGGGGGAAGTAATTTGTCTGGTGATGCTTATCGCCGTCAGCATGAGATAACAGTAACT GGAGATGAGGTGCCCCCACCTTTTTCATCATTTGAATCTACTGGATTTCCTTCTGAGTTACTTAGAGAG gTACACAATGCTGGGTTTTCTGCTCCAACTCCAATTCAGGCTCAATCATGGCCAATTGCATTGCAAGGTAGAGACATAGTGGCCATTGCAAAAACCGGTTCTGGGAAAACATTGGGTTACCTAGTACCTGGGTTTATGCATATCAAGCGGTGCGGTAATGATTCTCAAATGGGTCCAACTGTGTTAGTATTATCACCAACAAGGGAGCTGGCTACTCAGATACAAGATGAAGCTCAGAAGTTTGGTGGTTCATCAAGAATTACGTGCACA TGTCTGTATGGGGGAGCACCAAAAGGTCCTCAGTTGAGAGAAATTGAGAGAGGAGTAGATATTGTGGTTGCCACTCCTGGCCGGTTAAATGATATTCTAGAGATGAGGAGAGTCAGCCTCCAGCAAGTTTCTTACCTCGTGTTAGATGAGGCTGATCGCATGTTAGATATGGGTTTTGAACCTCAGATTAGGAAGATTGTGAAAGAGGTGCCTACTCGTAGGCAGACTCTAATGTACACAGCGACATGGCCAAGGGAAGTTCGGAAAATTGCAGCAGATCTACTGGTAAATCCTGTTCAGGTCAACATTGGCAATATCGATGAGCTTGTGGCAAACAAGTCTATTACACAG AATGTCGAAGTATTAGCACCAATGGTAAAACACAGAAGACTTGAGCAGATTCTGCGCTCTCAAGAACCAGGATCCAAGATTATAGTCTTTTGTTCAACCAAGAAGATGTGTGATCAACTTGCTCGCAACCTCAGTCAGTTTGGAGCTGCTTCTATCCATGGTGACAAATCTCAGGCTGACAGGGACTACGTGCTTGGTCAGTTTCGCTCTGGGAGGTCGCCAGTGCTTGTTGCTACTGATGTTGCTGCTCGGGGCCTAGACATTAAGGACATCAG GGTGGTAATCAACTATGACTTCCCTACTGGAGTTGAGGATTATGTTCATAGGATTGGAAGGACTGGAAGGGCAGGTGCAACTGGATTGGCTTTTACATTCTTTGGTGATCAGGATTCGAAGCATGCTTCAGATCTCATCAAAGTTTTAGAAGGAGCAAACCAGCAGGTGCCTGCAGAACTTCGTGAAATGGCTTCACGTGGTGGTGGGATGGGAAGGCCTAGACGATGGGCTCCTAGTTCTGGTGGCTATGATGGTGAACGTGGCGGACGCACTGATTCAGGGTATGGTGGTAGGGATGGTGGAAGAGGGGGTCGAGGAATTTCTACATCCTCGAGCTGGCATGAGAAAAGTGGTGGACGTGGATATGGTCACGAGTCTTCTGACAG GAATGATTGTGGTTTCCATGATAGTTATGATACGGGACGCAGTCGGAGTCGGAGTCCTGACAGGTTTAATAGTGCTTCTGGACGTGATCATTCCCCAGTGCTCAGTTTCCACGAGCTGATGATGAAACGTAATCAGCAGTAG
- the LOC105768821 gene encoding DEAD-box ATP-dependent RNA helicase 46 isoform X2, producing the protein MTGMEEEVKPNLSQYQGLTSSVSGVSSARGHGSVTGGSNLSGDAYRRQHEITVTGDEVPPPFSSFESTGFPSELLREVHNAGFSAPTPIQAQSWPIALQGRDIVAIAKTGSGKTLGYLVPGFMHIKRCGNDSQMGPTVLVLSPTRELATQIQDEAQKFGGSSRITCTCLYGGAPKGPQLREIERGVDIVVATPGRLNDILEMRRVSLQQVSYLVLDEADRMLDMGFEPQIRKIVKEVPTRRQTLMYTATWPREVRKIAADLLVNPVQVNIGNIDELVANKSITQNVEVLAPMVKHRRLEQILRSQEPGSKIIVFCSTKKMCDQLARNLSQFGAASIHGDKSQADRDYVLGQFRSGRSPVLVATDVAARGLDIKDIRVVINYDFPTGVEDYVHRIGRTGRAGATGLAFTFFGDQDSKHASDLIKVLEGANQQVPAELREMASRGGGMGRPRRWAPSSGGYDGERGGRTDSGYGGRDGGRGGRGISTSSSWHEKSGGRGYGHESSDRNDCGFHDSYDTGRSRSRSPDRFNSASGRDHSPVLSFHELMMKRNQQ; encoded by the exons ATGACCGGGATGGAAGAGGAAGTGAAGCCAAACTTGAGCCAGTATCAAGGACTGACCAG CTCTGTGTCGGGAGTATCTTCTGCTAGAGGACATGGATCAGTGACTGGGGGAAGTAATTTGTCTGGTGATGCTTATCGCCGTCAGCATGAGATAACAGTAACT GGAGATGAGGTGCCCCCACCTTTTTCATCATTTGAATCTACTGGATTTCCTTCTGAGTTACTTAGAGAG gTACACAATGCTGGGTTTTCTGCTCCAACTCCAATTCAGGCTCAATCATGGCCAATTGCATTGCAAGGTAGAGACATAGTGGCCATTGCAAAAACCGGTTCTGGGAAAACATTGGGTTACCTAGTACCTGGGTTTATGCATATCAAGCGGTGCGGTAATGATTCTCAAATGGGTCCAACTGTGTTAGTATTATCACCAACAAGGGAGCTGGCTACTCAGATACAAGATGAAGCTCAGAAGTTTGGTGGTTCATCAAGAATTACGTGCACA TGTCTGTATGGGGGAGCACCAAAAGGTCCTCAGTTGAGAGAAATTGAGAGAGGAGTAGATATTGTGGTTGCCACTCCTGGCCGGTTAAATGATATTCTAGAGATGAGGAGAGTCAGCCTCCAGCAAGTTTCTTACCTCGTGTTAGATGAGGCTGATCGCATGTTAGATATGGGTTTTGAACCTCAGATTAGGAAGATTGTGAAAGAGGTGCCTACTCGTAGGCAGACTCTAATGTACACAGCGACATGGCCAAGGGAAGTTCGGAAAATTGCAGCAGATCTACTGGTAAATCCTGTTCAGGTCAACATTGGCAATATCGATGAGCTTGTGGCAAACAAGTCTATTACACAG AATGTCGAAGTATTAGCACCAATGGTAAAACACAGAAGACTTGAGCAGATTCTGCGCTCTCAAGAACCAGGATCCAAGATTATAGTCTTTTGTTCAACCAAGAAGATGTGTGATCAACTTGCTCGCAACCTCAGTCAGTTTGGAGCTGCTTCTATCCATGGTGACAAATCTCAGGCTGACAGGGACTACGTGCTTGGTCAGTTTCGCTCTGGGAGGTCGCCAGTGCTTGTTGCTACTGATGTTGCTGCTCGGGGCCTAGACATTAAGGACATCAG GGTGGTAATCAACTATGACTTCCCTACTGGAGTTGAGGATTATGTTCATAGGATTGGAAGGACTGGAAGGGCAGGTGCAACTGGATTGGCTTTTACATTCTTTGGTGATCAGGATTCGAAGCATGCTTCAGATCTCATCAAAGTTTTAGAAGGAGCAAACCAGCAGGTGCCTGCAGAACTTCGTGAAATGGCTTCACGTGGTGGTGGGATGGGAAGGCCTAGACGATGGGCTCCTAGTTCTGGTGGCTATGATGGTGAACGTGGCGGACGCACTGATTCAGGGTATGGTGGTAGGGATGGTGGAAGAGGGGGTCGAGGAATTTCTACATCCTCGAGCTGGCATGAGAAAAGTGGTGGACGTGGATATGGTCACGAGTCTTCTGACAG GAATGATTGTGGTTTCCATGATAGTTATGATACGGGACGCAGTCGGAGTCGGAGTCCTGACAGGTTTAATAGTGCTTCTGGACGTGATCATTCCCCAGTGCTCAGTTTCCACGAGCTGATGATGAAACGTAATCAGCAGTAG